ctagaaacggagcgcgtagaagcacttcaagaggaaatagcgggatttttgctcgaccagttcataaatccgaagggagaatactattacccgctaccgcccccatcgaccaggtcatgaaccacttccaattgtcatcgtgctccgccaattaggctaatgccactggctccgaaggcaacatgcatatgtaggagaaattgtatatagctatacatgtgtgtatgtgtgaattaatatggtggtttgtgagacattgatgatatatatatgattggttctactagaaattctatttatatatatatatgcataacgtgtacaatgtgtagtatcgtaaaataccagcaaacgaaaaagaattaaaatggaaaacataaaattaaatgaaaaagaaatcataaaaccaaaaaccccccaaacattttagtaccggttaccaaccggtactaaagggctcccagcccccggagctggctcgtgccacgtggttgccctttagcaccggttcgtgctgaaccggtactaaagggggggggctttagtgcccacactttagtgccgattatggaaccggcactaaagggccttacgaaccggtgctattgcccggttctgcactagtgtaagaTCAGCACGCCGACACCGACCCTGAGCCCCAAGCAACAACAACAGCTGGGGCAACCACCCCATGCCGTCGTCGATCCTCTCTACAGGGTGAAGTTCAGGATccccacatccatcgccaccgccACCGGCTATGTTACCTTGGCCAAGAGGAGGGAGCCGAAGAAGCCGTCGATGAGAAGAGGGAGCACGAGAGGAGCACTAGGGAGCCGCAGCCGCATCCGCATCAACCCGCCGCTGCTGCTCCTGGCTCCGCCGCCCTTCATCACCGAGAGCGGCTAGCACAAGGGAGGGCCGCCTGTGATTCcgtggggaggaggagggaggcgcgacGGGGATGAgaagcgggaggaggaggacgagcggcgaAAGGGGAGGAGCCAGAGGTGGCGGCCGGAGGGGGGAGGAGGCAGAGATGGCGGCGTGGGGGCGAGAGGAAGAGGGTGGGGAGCCGCGGCTGGGAAGAGGGGAGGGGGCGTGAGTGCGGGAGGAGGCGGCAGCTAGGTCATCTCCAGAGGAGCCAATGTGATTTATACCCCCTACGAgtgaaatgacgaaaatgccctcGGCGGCCATCCAATTTTACAGGCGGTGGCACGAAACGGGGTAACTATTCATTTCAGCAGTAACTTTTCTTTGATCCGACGGACGAGGTCATTCCATCAAGCGAACCGATCCAACGGCCGAGAGTGCCTGAGCTCTGAGAGAGCTCGGTGGAACATCCTTCTCTTATCTCTTGATGGGCACCGGCTCTTGTGCAATCGCTGTCTATAGGGAGATGGGTTGGCATCAATGGAGCCGGGCGAGATAATTCCACCTCTTCACGTAAAAAAGATAATCCATGATTTCTCTCCATGGCTTTATTACACGAGTAGCCAAGTGCTACATGTTCCAAAGTACACACCCGATTCGCGACACAGTTCCACGATGAGCACTGCTACTACTTGGAGTGAACTGAACTGAACTGAACTGAAGCCAGTCTAGTTGGCAGGCGGCGCGGAACCATATTTGGCCTGAAGCTTCCTGGCGAACGCCACCGCGGCGTCCGGGTCCggcaccaccgccgtcgccgcctcggTGCCCGCGAACCGCTCCGCCCACGCCACCAGCAGCGGGGTCTTCCCCGCGTCGAGGAACGTCACGCCGAACATCCTGCGCAGCGCCTCCATCCAGAACATGTTGCACCCGACGGCGAGGTCGAGGAACCCGATGGAGTCGCCGGCGAAGAAGGGCCTCTTGCCGCCGTCCAGGCACTCCGCCGCGGCCACCTCCAGCTGCGCGAGCGCCGCGAGCGTCTCGCCCACCTTCTCCGCCCTCGCCGCCTCGGTCGGGGCCAGGAGGATGCCCAGCCAGGCCGGGAACAGCTGCAGAGCAGAGCAAGAAGAAGAGGTCGACCGACACCGTCACTCCGGCGCCCGCATTTCAGAGCAGGAAAATACACACTGGCAGAGAGACACGCACCTTGTCGTCGACGTAGGCGGCCCAGAAGCGGGCGGTGGCGCGCTGGTAGGCGTCGGCGGGGAGGATGGGCGCGCCGGCGGCGGCCCAGACCTCGTCGACGTACTGCACGATGATCTGCGACTCGCAGAGCGGCACGCCGTTGTGGATGAGCACGGGCACCTTCTTGTGGACCGGGTTGTagcggaggaggagctcgcccttGTCCAGCACGTCCGTCTCGATGTACTCGTAGCTCAGGCCCTTGATGTGCAGCGCCAGGCGGACGCGGGTCACGAACGGGCTCACCAGCAGCCCCAGCAGCTTCAGATCCCCTTCGCCGGCCATGGTTTCTGCTATTGGGATAGCTCTGTCTGTTCCTCTATTGGGATTGGATATATGTAGTCGTTGAGCAGATCTGTTGGCTACAATTCAGTATAAATAATGCGCTCCACATGTGATATGATTCGTTTGCGATGCTGTGATGTAGAGGCGGGTTGGGTCCCGAGATCTGAGTCAATGGTGAGTCGGAGAGGCGTGTGTCACGCTTCCATTGAATAATGTGTGAACGCTGTTCATTTCGTGGCTGTTGCTTCTTGCATGGTGGGAAATGGGATTGTGTCCAGGTAGGCGTCCTCGTCCCAGTTCATACTGTGGCGTGATACAATGTCCCGGTTTTCCATTATTGCTCAGCGTGGACGGTTGGTACTAGAGTACTGGAATTAttggaaaaaaaattatatgagaccaggtctcatagaATTCGGATGAGACCGattctgatggatgacacgtggcattcacaaatcacaaagcatgaatgccacgtgtcatccatcaggatgggtctcacctaCTAACCCGTAAGACCTGGTCTCATAATTTTTTTTCCGGAATTATCGATGCTTCAATAATAATAAAATCACCTATAAAAGGATAAGGGATACATTCATACATACCCATACCCACCTTGCCTTATCCACCTCATGCTCTAAGGGAGGGACACATCCCCAATTTGCTAGTGCCATTTTGACCCACATGGAGTACTAGCGGATGCAACCGTCGGACGATCCGTTACCAAGATGTCGATTTGAGCACCGTTTCATGCCCGGAGTGAAAATTCTTGTCCTGACCTTTATTAGCCGGGCTTAGTGGCAAAGGAATTGCGTCGTTACTTGTTGTCGATGTTTTCTACTTGATGTTATGTTGTTCTTCATTGGCTGGTCTCGGCAATCACGATGAGACCTTTGTCCAGACTGTCTTGACGATGGTATCATGACGTTTATGCGTTCTATACATGTTATTTTTATGTCTTATAACGATTCAACCGTGGTTGCTTTTGTTCTGTACTCTGCATAATAATTAATAAGAATGGTTGTCTACATTTTCTTGATGTAGGGGCCTAGTTTCAAACCTCCTTTTCCAAACAATATTATAGGAGTAAGCTCCATAGAGAAATTTCCTATTGGACGCACTTTGCGTCGAAATGTCGACCATTCACACAGAGACCGGCTATCGAGCGATCACCTGAGCCGGGCCCTTTCAGTTGTTGTATcgttttccggttttgggaaccttctagagtttTCCAGCCGGTTTTTTCTGGTTTCCCTGAACCAGCTTTCCTGTTCTCCTTTAGGTTTTAGGtgttttggtttttggtttttcatttttctgtctatttttcttctctcttttttctttttttttatttcatatttttcaagtttatttttctttctttaaagAGTTTCATGTTCTGAAAATTGTCCGAAAACTTAAAAAAAGTTTATACTTTTAAAAAAcgttcaatattttttaaaatgcttatgttttcaaaaaatgtttttgttttcAATATTTTTGGAACTTTCTTGTTCAAATTTATGAGAAATTATCAAATTATGACCGGATTTGACAAAGTATTCCTGTTTTGAAAACTTGTTCACATATTAAAAAATCTTATTATTTTCAATTTTATGTTCGCGTACTCAAAAAATGTTCGGGTTTGAAATTTGTTTGGGATTTTCAGAATTATTCTCCATTTCGAAATTTGTTCTAAAAATTCAGAATATGTTCGtgattttaaaattttgttcacaaattcgacAAATGTTCATGTTTACAAAAAAGTTCGGAAATTCACCCTTTAAATTATGTTCAAACACagtattattttaaaaaagtacccatttccaaaatttgttcacaaattcaaaaaatgttcacatattggaaaatgtttgtgaatttcacaAAATATTCCTAAttacaaattttgttcacaaattcaaaaaatactCTTCAAAATTTATtcatatattcaaaaaatgttcatgtttcaaaacttgtttacaaattttaaaaatgtttgcatGTTTAGTTTTTGTTCACAAATTACAAAATGTCcacgcatttcaaaaaatgtttgtcacatattcaaaaaatgctacagttttcaaaatttatttacaaattcgaaaaatattcatgattttaaaATTAATTCGCAAATTCAAAACATGCTCTAGTTTTGTAAAAAAATAATTTGTAATTTTGAAAGATGTTCACTTTTTCAATTTTGTTATTATTtgtcaaaaaatgtttgcatttacAAGAACTATTTCataatttcgaaaaatgttctcaAACtcaattttattttcctttttattcttccCAAATAATGTTTGTGTTCCAAAAAGTTTTTCCTTTTTAAAAATTACGTTTGAATCTTCTTAAAAAGTTTTAATCTGCCGCCTATAATAGATCGTATGTACCTGGCTGCCCCTTTTAGACACATAACCTTAGGTAGTACATTTGTTATGGACGTGGTTATGTGAGTGAGGTCTTGTGTTTGATCCCTAGTCGACTAGTTTTCTGGAATTTCGCGATATGGTTTACTTTTTGCTGCTATCGGTAGTCTCTTTGAATTTGTCCTGCAAATCTTTCACAATAGGCTTTGTGTCGTAGTGGCTAGCGCATTGCCGCATTTGTAGGAGGTCGTGGGTTCGAATCCCCATCGCTCTCACAGGTGAGAAGCCTCCTGTGCGAAATTGTGACTACCTTCCGCTCACTCTATTGCGAAATTGTGTCTCAGTTTATTTTTGTTGGTTTTTTTTCATCTCCCCTCCCATCCTAGTCCATCGATTTATTTTTTTCttcactctttattacaaccaaAACTTTTTTAAtgtataacaaatcacggatctaacttccttaaattatgcaaatcaatcgattctttttattggttcaatttgtcttaaaaaacaaataacagattttcaggaaacaaataatatattttaatCTAACTTTCTTAACTTATCTAAATTAATCGATTTCTCTCATTAGTGAAATttattttaggaaacaaataacagacacgtcacaaactttcctcccaataaatagtttcttagcATTGCAAACTTTTTTAaccagacacgtcacaaacgggtAGGTACTAatatcacgttaccaaacaataaaacctcATTTGCATAGAAAAATCAGTTCAAAAacctaactttcctaaatttttatctttcttgataacaaccaatatttcctatgttttccacctatagaaggaaatcacccctccatcgatattatCATTTTTTTGAAATAAGATCTCCAGGTTATGAttttttttgcgattctttccaattgtgacatCTCCTTTCGCTCCAgctccttctcgcataaacacctccaccacaaCCAGCTGACGCCACCCAGACCTtctgcctctccacaccttctccgccacctcctcctcgtactCCATTGACAATCCCTCCGCCATGTTTGTCCACGGCAGTGTCGAGGACATGACGCAACAGCGTACcagcggtagagcagcgcatagcagcaggaagcaggaagcagcacgcagcaggcgaggcaagcggccggcgtggctgagggggcAGCCGACAGAAGATGGCTGTGACAGGAGGGGGCGCGAGGCAGGGGCATGACTGCGGGGAgagcgaagggataggcggcagcagacggggcgagcgcagcTAGCGAGAGTGTGGCGCGTGGCCAGGGTGTGCATCGCGCGGATCACAGTGGTGCGGGGGCTGCGGCGAGCGCAACGGCAGTGGCGGGCGCGATCGACACGGTGTGGCACAGGTGTCCATATATACTTTAAGGGTGTTGAGGTCATTATAGGAGTATTTAGATTgatcaagtttctatcttctctTTCTTCTTGTAAGGATTTCTCAAAATTGTCGATGAGTATTTAAATGATGAAGTTTCTATTTGATATCACTTCCTGTGAGGATATCCCAAAATTATCAGATCTAATATTATTTTAGCATGGCCTTTGGTAGTTCATGTGCACGTATTTTAGTGTATGACCCAATCTTATATTTTCTTTAAATTTATAGTGAAATGATGTTTCAATCAAGGTTGTTCCATATTGAGCTACCTTACGAAAAATATGCATAATGATTGTCTGTGTTTCTGATGAGCTGGAGCAGATGCACGATTGTACATGTACCGAATAAATCATGATGCAGGACCGCTTGTGGTTGTTTTTAGGGCACAAAGTGTTGGCGTGGGGACCTTTTCGT
The sequence above is drawn from the Triticum aestivum cultivar Chinese Spring chromosome 7A, IWGSC CS RefSeq v2.1, whole genome shotgun sequence genome and encodes:
- the LOC123149203 gene encoding probable glutathione S-transferase GSTU6, with amino-acid sequence MAGEGDLKLLGLLVSPFVTRVRLALHIKGLSYEYIETDVLDKGELLLRYNPVHKKVPVLIHNGVPLCESQIIVQYVDEVWAAAGAPILPADAYQRATARFWAAYVDDKLFPAWLGILLAPTEAARAEKVGETLAALAQLEVAAAECLDGGKRPFFAGDSIGFLDLAVGCNMFWMEALRRMFGVTFLDAGKTPLLVAWAERFAGTEAATAVVPDPDAAVAFARKLQAKYGSAPPAN